One Punica granatum isolate Tunisia-2019 chromosome 3, ASM765513v2, whole genome shotgun sequence genomic window carries:
- the LOC116202025 gene encoding probable LRR receptor-like serine/threonine-protein kinase At1g51880 isoform X1, with product MEILSMFLLFLFVLWTISATRILVLGEDPNNPGFISIDCGAANPNNDPDLNIYYETDDGFVDSGHNQQVSSDFMYGRLRQSSKTLRVFPNGTRNCYTIRPTSGGNSSKYLIRAAFLYGNYDGQSQPPTFDLYIGVNYWATINFSSIDSYIHNEIIHVVPSADHTIQVCLVKTSTGIPFISSLELRPLNDTMYQTDATTLALYKRLNIGSNANIRHPQDVHDRLWWADDTNYTATTKFGRWNLTSDPVLVRRSDSYDVPVGVLETFSMADSTGSLSINWQTTIAADKWIVYFHFAEMVDLSLLRDFTIYINGKNLTKISLEYLTPVTIPSEQFTSGIGFNFRFVPTYAGQSPILNAVEVYYLLDPSRIPTALDDANAMNGIKTMYNVMKESWQGDPCVPTNFTWEGVNCSTEDPPRITSLNLSSSGLKGNMANSLANLTELEYLNLSHNELTGSVPEFLAKLENLKVLDLTANKLSGSVPKNLLRRASANTLQLSLAENPNLCTSGSCGLSKKTKKLIIITSASGCTVVVVGCIWIVLWRKQSAKRRKSMESKKGNSESGSKGISGKIMRRFTLEEVARVTENFNVKKIIGEGNFGKVFRGKLDDGTEVAVKKLSRSAKEGPKQFETEAKLLLKIHHRNLVALLGFCDEPENMALIYEYLAKGNLHENLSGKNANFLTWDQRLCIAVDAAKGLDYLHNDCNPPIIHRDIKTANILLDEHLQAKISDFGLSRIFSSTDGTFITTDPVGTRGYLDPEYCKSRSLTKKSDVYSFGVVLLELITARPVQGMEHVVDWAAQEVKKENYLQQIVDPRLDGQYDSDSADKLVTIAISCVEKAAAQRPDIHKVHADLKACRDLTLERSQGTASKGGESNISSYNDVQSSSIEYPSSSQSTSSSSSAWSNLWRGFTEAFFSS from the exons atggaaataTTATCAatgtttttgttgtttttgtttgTCTTATGGACGATCTCAGCTACTAGGATACTGGTTCTAGGGGAAGACCCCAACAATCCAG GTTTCATTAGCATTGACTGTGGAGCAGCAAATCCAAACAATGACCCTGATCTTAACATATACTATGAGACGGATGATGGGTTTGTAGACTCCGGACACAACCAACAGGTATCGAGCGATTTCATGTACGGGCGCCTACGACAAAGTTCAAAGACCTTGAGGGTATTCCCTAACGGAACTAGGAACTGTTATACTATCCGACCGACCAGTGGTGGCAACAGCAGCAAGTATCTGATCAGGGCAGCTTTTCTCTACGGGAACTATGATGGTCAAAGTCAGCCCCCGACATTTGACCTGTATATCGGTGTTAACTACTGGGCAACTATCAATTTTTCATCCATCGACTCTTACATCCATAACGAGATCATCCATGTTGTTCCGTCAGCGGATCACACTATACAGGTGTGCCTTGTAAAGACCAGTACCGGAATCCCTTTCATTTCTTCATTGGAATTGCGGCCGCTGAATGACACCATGTACCAGACTGATGCCACAACACTTGCGCTTTATAAGCGGCTAAACATCGGCAGCAACGCAAATATCAG ACACCCACAAGATGTCCACGATCGTCTGTGGTGGGCCGATGATACAAATTACACTGCCACAACGAAATTCGGGAGATGGAACTTAACATCAGACCCCGTTCTTGTCAGAAGAAGTGACTCATATGATGTTCCGGTGGGAGTTCTTGAGACTTTCTCAATGGCGGATAGTACTGGCTCCTTAAGTATAAATTGGCAAACGACAATCGCTGCCGATAAGTGGATTGTGTATTTTCACTTTGCCGAAATGGTGGACCTGTCGCTTTTGAGAGATTTTACTATTTACATCAACGGGAAGAATCTAACCAAGATCAGCCTCGAGTACTTGACACCGGTGACCATTCCTTCCGAGCAGTTTACTAGTGGCATTGGCTTCAACTTCCGATTTGTCCCGACCTATGCAGGCCAATCTCCAATCCTCAATGCAGTCGAAGTATATTACCTGCTAGATCCTTCAAGAATTCCGACAGCCCTCGATGATG CGAATGCTATGAATGGTATCAAGACAATGTATAACGTGATGAAAGAGAGTTGGCAGGGAGATCCATGTGTACCAACTAATTTTACATGGGAAGGTGTGAACTGTAGCACTGAAGATCCTCCAAGGATCACCTCATT GAACTTGAGCTCCAGCGGCCTGAAAGGGAACATGGCGAATTCACTTGCCAACCTAACAGAACTGGAATATTT GAATCTATCTCATAATGAATTGACTGGATCAGTACCTGAATTCTTAGCAAAACTGGAAAACTTGAAAGTCCT cGACTTAACTGCAAATAAGCTGAGTGGCTCAGTACCCAAGAATTTACTGAGGAGGGCCAGTGCTAACACATTGCAACTGAG TTTGGCCGAAAATCCCAATCTCTGCACGTCAGGTTCTTGTGGCTTGtcgaaaaaaacaaagaaactcATCATAATCACTTCAGCTTCCGGATGCACTGTTGTGGTGGTGGGTTGCATTTGGATAGTTCTCTGGAGAAAGCAATCAG ctaaaagaaggaaaagcaTGGAAAGCAAGAAGGGAAATTCAGAGTCTGGATCAAAGGGGATTTCAGGAAAAATAATGCGTCGTTTCACCCTTGAGGAGGTTGCAAGAGTCACCGAGAACTTCAATGTCAAGAAGATTATCGGAGAAGGGAATTTCGGAAAAGTTTTCCGTGGTAAGCTTGATGATGGTACTGAAGTTGCTGTGAAAAAGCTATCTCGATCAGCTAAGGAAGGCCCCAAGCAATTCGAAACTGAG GCAAAACTACTCTTGAAAATACACCACAGGAACTTGGTTGCGCTTCTGGGATTCTGTGATGAACCAGAAAATATGGCATTAATATACGAGTACTTGGCCAAGGGAAACTTGCATGAAAATTTATCGGGAAAGAATGCAAACTTTTTGACCTGGGATCAGAGATTATGCATTGCAGTTGACGCAGCAAAAG GGCTTGATTACTTGCACAACGATTGCAATCCACCTATCATTCACCGAGATATAAAGACGGCAAATATCCTGCTGGATGAACACTTGCAGGCAAAGATTTCTGACTTTGGACTATCGCGAATTTTTTCAAGTACAGATGGCACTTTTATCACAACCGATCCTGTTGGAACACGCGGTTACCTTGACCCAGA ATATTGTAAGTCTAGAAGTTTGACCAAGAAAAGCGACGTTTATAGCTTCGGGGTCGTGCTTCTTGAGCTAATTACTGCCCGTCCTGTACAAGGCATGGAGCATGTGGTCGACTGGGCAGCTCAAGAagtcaaaaaagaaaactacctACAGCAAATTGTTGATCCAAGGCTAGATGGGCAATACGATTCTGATTCAGCTGACAAGTTGGTGACTATAGCAATATCATGCGTGGAAAAAGCTGCAGCTCAACGCCCAGACATACATAAGGTTCATGCAGACCTTAAAGCATGTCGTGATCTAACTCTTGAAAGAAGCCAGGGTACAGCGAGTAAGGGCGGAGAATCCAACATCAGCAGCTATAACGATGTACAATCTTCGAGCATTGAGTACCCCTCTTCCTCCCAGAGCACCTCTAGTTCTTCTTCTGCGTGGAGTAACCTCTGGAGAGGTTTCACCGAAGCTTTTTTTAGTTCCTGA
- the LOC116198744 gene encoding putative leucine-rich repeat receptor-like protein kinase At2g19210 → MERMGSVWFLLELAMCSAMVGMLVSVHGQDQNPAGFISIDCGAPNDYPDNRLRIHYKTDEEFIDSGKNAQISTDVIYDYKQSQSKNLRFFPTGSRNCYTLRPDQGKGNTYLIRASFYYGNYDNRNKTPAFDLHIGTDYWITVNSSDYHYKEIIHVPTTDTIQVCLINTGNGSPFISSLELRLVDSSIYQLSNLTSLSNAWRYDIGSSSDTTYRHPQDVYDRMWSGNSYDYVTINSTSTTGLSNNNDAYKVPAEVLKTAQKATDVNPYIYVSWSSNSTDEWCFYFHFAEIERLPTGQRREFTISVSDRLMDTVTLEYLKPVTVASQIVTGPKINFSIDATQQSGQHLPILNAIEIFTIVKHLNVPTAMDDITAINDIKKAYSINGSSWQGDPCVPADFIWKGLECSHDNPPRIVSLNLSSIPLRREVVSSISNLLALVSLDLSGSQLTGPVPEFLAKLPNLKFLNLSGNKLNGSIPESLQKKVDDQILQLRMEGNPDLCKKGLCKPKKKGKSILFTVIASASGSIVAMLMALAIVWRIKTTKRKGAQTTQPIKSKYRPFMYSEVLKITDNFKNVIGEGGFGKVYLGALASDTKVAIKLLSRTSKQGCKEFQAEAQLLMIVHHRNLVSLVGYCDDSEHMALIYEFMANGNLRKQLSNQSRGTHILTWRERLRIAIDVAQGLDYLHNGCKPPIVHRDLKTTNILLNESLQAKIADFGLSKAFAADNDTYISTQPAGTPGYLDPEFHSSGNLNRKSDVYSFGVILLELITGYPAVIKNADETMHVLHWVTPIVQRGDIQSIVDSQLDGEFNVNSAWKLLEVAMQCASTTAIQRPDISRVLAELKECWDIEMGLERSQRMGSSKIRSANSFEMTSTEIECDSLPDAR, encoded by the exons atggAAAGGATGGGATCAGTGTGGTTTCTACTTGAGCTAGCTATGTGTTCAGCAATGGTGGGAATGCTTGTCTCTGTTCATGGCCAAGACCAAAACCCCGCAG GTTTCATAAGCATCGACTGCGGGGCACCAAATGATTACCCCGACAATCGCCTCCGCATACATTACAAGACAGACGAGGAATTCATAGATTCTGGAAAGAACGCGCAAATCTCCACCGACGTCATCTATGATTACAAACAATCACAGTCGAAGAACTTGAGATTCTTTCCTACTGGAAGCAGAAATTGTTACACACTTCGACCTGATCAAGGCAAGGGCAACACGTATCTGATCCGCGCTTCATTCTACTACGGGAATTACGATAACAGGAACAAGACCCCAGCATTCGACTTGCACATCGGGACTGATTACTGGATCACAGTGAACTCGTCTGACTATCATTACAAAGAAATCATTCATGTTCCCACCACCGACACCATTCAAGTCTGCCTCATCAATACTGGAAATGGCTCACCTTTCATTTCATCATTGGAACTGCGATTGGTAGATAGTTCAATTTACCAGCTCTCGAATTTGACATCACTATCAAACGCCTGGCGATACGACATTGGTAGTTCATCAGATACGACATATAG GCATCCCCAAGATGTCTATGATCGCATGTGGTCAGGAAATAGTTATGATTATGTGACTATCAACAGCACATCAACCACTGGGCTAAGCAACAACAATGATGCATACAAAGTCCCGGCAGAAGTTCTGAAGACTGCTCAAAAAGCAACCGATGTCAACCCTTACATATATGTATCTTGGTCGTCAAACTCCACCGACGAATGGTGCTTCTATTTCCACTTCGCGGAAATAGAGCGGTTGCCGACTGGCCAACGGAGGGAGTTCACAATTTCTGTGAGTGATAGATTGATGGATACTGTCACTCTCGAGTACCTGAAGCCTGTAACTGTTGCTTCACAAATCGTCACTGGGCCCAAAATTAACTTTTCGATCGATGCGACACAGCAATCGGGCCAACATCTACCAATCCTCAATGCCATTGAGATTTTTACCATTGTCAAACACCTGAACGTACCAACAGCCATGGATGACA TTACTGCTATCAACGACATCAAGAAAGCATACAGCATAAATGGAAGCAGCTGGCAGGGCGATCCATGTGTACCTGCTGATTTCATATGGAAAGGCCTGGAGTGTAGTCACGACAATCCTCCAAGAATCGTATCGCT TAACTTAAGCTCCATCCCGTTGAGGCGAGAAGTGGTTTCTTCGATCTCCAACTTACTTGCATTGGTGTCCTT GGATCTATCCGGTAGCCAATTGACTGGGCCAGTACCGGAATTTTTAGCGAAACTGCCAAACTTGAAATTTCT TAATTTAAGCGGAAACAAACTCAATGGTTCTATTCCTGAGAGCCTTCAGAAGAAGGTTGATGACCAAATATTGCAATTAAG AATGGAAGGTAATCCAGATCTTTGCAAGAAAGGTCTTTGTAAGCcaaaaaagaaggggaagTCCATCCTTTTCACTGTAATTGCTTCAGCTTCAGGCTCAATTGTTGCCATGTTAATGGCTCTAGCGATCGTCTGGAGAATTAAAACAACAAAACGAAAAG GAGCACAAACTACACAGCCTATCAAATCAAAATACCGACCCTTCATGTATAGTGAGgttttaaaaattactgacAACTTCAAGAATGTTATTGGAGAAGGAGGATTTGGAAAAGTTTACCTCGGAGCACTGGCCAGTGACACCAAAGTTGCCATAAAGTTGCTCTCACGAACATCGAAACAAGGATGCAAGGAGTTCCAAGCGGAG GCCCAACTGCTCATGATTGTTCACCACAGGAACCTCGTCTCTCTGGTTGGATATTGTGATGATTCCGAGCACATGGCATTGATATACGAGTTCATGGCAAATGGAAACTTGCGGAAACAATTATCAAATCAGAGCAGGGGTACACACATCTTGACTTGGAGGGAGAGGCTACGAATTGCAATTGATGTTGCACAAG GATTGGATTATCTACACAATGGTTGCAAGCCTCCCATTGTCCACAGAGACCTGAAGACTACAAACATCTTGTTGAATGAGAGCTTACAAGCAAAGATTGCCGACTTCGGGCTATCAAAAGCTTTTGCCGCAGATAATGACACTTACATTTCAACTCAACCTGCTGGGACGCCAGGGTACCTTGATCCTGA GTTTCACTCATCGGGAAACTTAAATAGGAAAAGCGATGTTTACAGCTTCGGAGTCATTCTCCTGGAGCTGATCACTGGATACCCGGCTGTGATAAAAAATGCAGACGAAACCATGCATGTACTCCATTGGGTGACTCCGATTGTCCAGAGAGGTGACATACAGAGCATAGTGGATTCGCAGTTAGATGGGGAATTTAATGTCAACTCTGCATGGAAATTGTTGGAGGTAGCAATGCAATGTGCATCGACAACTGCAATCCAGAGGCCAGACATAAGTCGCGTACTAGCCGAACTAAAGGAATGTTGGGATATAGAGATGGGGCTCGAGAGAAGTCAGAGAATGGGAAGCAGCAAGATAAGATCGGCCAATTCTTTTGAGATGACGTCCACGGAAATTGAATGCGACTCTCTACCTGATGCAAGATAG
- the LOC116202025 gene encoding receptor-like protein kinase At3g21340 isoform X2, with amino-acid sequence MEILSMFLLFLFVLWTISATRILVLGEDPNNPGFISIDCGAANPNNDPDLNIYYETDDGFVDSGHNQQVSSDFMYGRLRQSSKTLRVFPNGTRNCYTIRPTSGGNSSKYLIRAAFLYGNYDGQSQPPTFDLYIGVNYWATINFSSIDSYIHNEIIHVVPSADHTIQVCLVKTSTGIPFISSLELRPLNDTMYQTDATTLALYKRLNIGSNANIRHPQDVHDRLWWADDTNYTATTKFGRWNLTSDPVLVRRSDSYDVPVGVLETFSMADSTGSLSINWQTTIAADKWIVYFHFAEMVDLSLLRDFTIYINGKNLTKISLEYLTPVTIPSEQFTSGIGFNFRFVPTYAGQSPILNAVEVYYLLDPSRIPTALDDANAMNGIKTMYNVMKESWQGDPCVPTNFTWEGVNCSTEDPPRITSLNLSSSGLKGNMANSLANLTELEYLNLSHNELTGSVPEFLAKLENLKVLLAENPNLCTSGSCGLSKKTKKLIIITSASGCTVVVVGCIWIVLWRKQSAKRRKSMESKKGNSESGSKGISGKIMRRFTLEEVARVTENFNVKKIIGEGNFGKVFRGKLDDGTEVAVKKLSRSAKEGPKQFETEAKLLLKIHHRNLVALLGFCDEPENMALIYEYLAKGNLHENLSGKNANFLTWDQRLCIAVDAAKGLDYLHNDCNPPIIHRDIKTANILLDEHLQAKISDFGLSRIFSSTDGTFITTDPVGTRGYLDPEYCKSRSLTKKSDVYSFGVVLLELITARPVQGMEHVVDWAAQEVKKENYLQQIVDPRLDGQYDSDSADKLVTIAISCVEKAAAQRPDIHKVHADLKACRDLTLERSQGTASKGGESNISSYNDVQSSSIEYPSSSQSTSSSSSAWSNLWRGFTEAFFSS; translated from the exons atggaaataTTATCAatgtttttgttgtttttgtttgTCTTATGGACGATCTCAGCTACTAGGATACTGGTTCTAGGGGAAGACCCCAACAATCCAG GTTTCATTAGCATTGACTGTGGAGCAGCAAATCCAAACAATGACCCTGATCTTAACATATACTATGAGACGGATGATGGGTTTGTAGACTCCGGACACAACCAACAGGTATCGAGCGATTTCATGTACGGGCGCCTACGACAAAGTTCAAAGACCTTGAGGGTATTCCCTAACGGAACTAGGAACTGTTATACTATCCGACCGACCAGTGGTGGCAACAGCAGCAAGTATCTGATCAGGGCAGCTTTTCTCTACGGGAACTATGATGGTCAAAGTCAGCCCCCGACATTTGACCTGTATATCGGTGTTAACTACTGGGCAACTATCAATTTTTCATCCATCGACTCTTACATCCATAACGAGATCATCCATGTTGTTCCGTCAGCGGATCACACTATACAGGTGTGCCTTGTAAAGACCAGTACCGGAATCCCTTTCATTTCTTCATTGGAATTGCGGCCGCTGAATGACACCATGTACCAGACTGATGCCACAACACTTGCGCTTTATAAGCGGCTAAACATCGGCAGCAACGCAAATATCAG ACACCCACAAGATGTCCACGATCGTCTGTGGTGGGCCGATGATACAAATTACACTGCCACAACGAAATTCGGGAGATGGAACTTAACATCAGACCCCGTTCTTGTCAGAAGAAGTGACTCATATGATGTTCCGGTGGGAGTTCTTGAGACTTTCTCAATGGCGGATAGTACTGGCTCCTTAAGTATAAATTGGCAAACGACAATCGCTGCCGATAAGTGGATTGTGTATTTTCACTTTGCCGAAATGGTGGACCTGTCGCTTTTGAGAGATTTTACTATTTACATCAACGGGAAGAATCTAACCAAGATCAGCCTCGAGTACTTGACACCGGTGACCATTCCTTCCGAGCAGTTTACTAGTGGCATTGGCTTCAACTTCCGATTTGTCCCGACCTATGCAGGCCAATCTCCAATCCTCAATGCAGTCGAAGTATATTACCTGCTAGATCCTTCAAGAATTCCGACAGCCCTCGATGATG CGAATGCTATGAATGGTATCAAGACAATGTATAACGTGATGAAAGAGAGTTGGCAGGGAGATCCATGTGTACCAACTAATTTTACATGGGAAGGTGTGAACTGTAGCACTGAAGATCCTCCAAGGATCACCTCATT GAACTTGAGCTCCAGCGGCCTGAAAGGGAACATGGCGAATTCACTTGCCAACCTAACAGAACTGGAATATTT GAATCTATCTCATAATGAATTGACTGGATCAGTACCTGAATTCTTAGCAAAACTGGAAAACTTGAAAGTCCT TTTGGCCGAAAATCCCAATCTCTGCACGTCAGGTTCTTGTGGCTTGtcgaaaaaaacaaagaaactcATCATAATCACTTCAGCTTCCGGATGCACTGTTGTGGTGGTGGGTTGCATTTGGATAGTTCTCTGGAGAAAGCAATCAG ctaaaagaaggaaaagcaTGGAAAGCAAGAAGGGAAATTCAGAGTCTGGATCAAAGGGGATTTCAGGAAAAATAATGCGTCGTTTCACCCTTGAGGAGGTTGCAAGAGTCACCGAGAACTTCAATGTCAAGAAGATTATCGGAGAAGGGAATTTCGGAAAAGTTTTCCGTGGTAAGCTTGATGATGGTACTGAAGTTGCTGTGAAAAAGCTATCTCGATCAGCTAAGGAAGGCCCCAAGCAATTCGAAACTGAG GCAAAACTACTCTTGAAAATACACCACAGGAACTTGGTTGCGCTTCTGGGATTCTGTGATGAACCAGAAAATATGGCATTAATATACGAGTACTTGGCCAAGGGAAACTTGCATGAAAATTTATCGGGAAAGAATGCAAACTTTTTGACCTGGGATCAGAGATTATGCATTGCAGTTGACGCAGCAAAAG GGCTTGATTACTTGCACAACGATTGCAATCCACCTATCATTCACCGAGATATAAAGACGGCAAATATCCTGCTGGATGAACACTTGCAGGCAAAGATTTCTGACTTTGGACTATCGCGAATTTTTTCAAGTACAGATGGCACTTTTATCACAACCGATCCTGTTGGAACACGCGGTTACCTTGACCCAGA ATATTGTAAGTCTAGAAGTTTGACCAAGAAAAGCGACGTTTATAGCTTCGGGGTCGTGCTTCTTGAGCTAATTACTGCCCGTCCTGTACAAGGCATGGAGCATGTGGTCGACTGGGCAGCTCAAGAagtcaaaaaagaaaactacctACAGCAAATTGTTGATCCAAGGCTAGATGGGCAATACGATTCTGATTCAGCTGACAAGTTGGTGACTATAGCAATATCATGCGTGGAAAAAGCTGCAGCTCAACGCCCAGACATACATAAGGTTCATGCAGACCTTAAAGCATGTCGTGATCTAACTCTTGAAAGAAGCCAGGGTACAGCGAGTAAGGGCGGAGAATCCAACATCAGCAGCTATAACGATGTACAATCTTCGAGCATTGAGTACCCCTCTTCCTCCCAGAGCACCTCTAGTTCTTCTTCTGCGTGGAGTAACCTCTGGAGAGGTTTCACCGAAGCTTTTTTTAGTTCCTGA